From a single Oceanobacillus kimchii X50 genomic region:
- the gntK gene encoding gluconokinase, translating to MLGVDIGTTSTKAVLYRETGEIIAQGNHGYDLHTPDVSTAEQDPEEIYLAVRLTIKQVMEESSIDKEDLSFISFSSAMHSLIAIDEQHQAITPCITWADNRSAGWAKKIKQEMNGHEIYLKTGTPIHPMSPLSKITWIQNERPEIAEKTKKYIGIKEYIFYQLFGEYVVDHSIASATGMMNLDKLTWDEEALQVAGINKEQLSSLVPTTKIFTGCEEVVAKEMGITSNTKFVIGASDGVLSNIGVNAIKDGEVAITIGTSGAIRTVIPKPRTDQKGRIFCYALTEEHWVIGGPVNNGGMVLRWIRDELAASEVETAKRLNVDPYEVLTTIASKVEPGSNGLLFHPFLAGERAPLWNSDVRGSFIGLTLNHKKEHMVRAALEGVIFNLYSVFLALVEVMDVPVKSIKATGGFSRSELWRQMMADIFDQDVIVPKSYESSCLGACMLGLYAEEKIDSFDVVEDLIGHTHAHEPNATHVEAYRELMPIFIRIARALESEYEQIAAYQQKSINK from the coding sequence ATGCTTGGTGTCGATATCGGCACAACAAGTACAAAAGCAGTATTATACCGGGAAACGGGCGAAATCATTGCTCAAGGAAATCACGGATATGATTTACATACTCCTGATGTATCCACTGCTGAGCAAGATCCGGAAGAGATATATTTAGCAGTACGCTTGACGATTAAACAGGTAATGGAAGAATCAAGTATTGATAAAGAAGATCTATCATTTATTTCTTTCAGTAGTGCGATGCATAGTTTGATTGCCATAGATGAACAACATCAAGCAATTACCCCATGTATTACGTGGGCAGATAATCGTAGTGCTGGTTGGGCGAAGAAAATTAAACAAGAAATGAATGGGCATGAGATTTACCTTAAAACTGGAACACCTATTCATCCGATGTCTCCTTTAAGTAAAATTACATGGATTCAAAACGAACGTCCAGAGATTGCGGAAAAGACGAAGAAATACATTGGTATTAAGGAATATATTTTCTATCAATTGTTTGGTGAGTATGTAGTTGATCATTCCATCGCTTCTGCAACAGGAATGATGAATTTAGATAAACTTACGTGGGATGAAGAAGCACTCCAGGTAGCCGGAATAAATAAAGAACAATTATCTTCATTAGTTCCTACCACGAAGATCTTTACAGGTTGTGAAGAAGTAGTTGCTAAAGAGATGGGAATTACAAGTAATACAAAATTCGTCATTGGCGCAAGCGATGGAGTACTATCAAATATCGGTGTAAACGCTATTAAAGACGGTGAAGTTGCAATAACAATTGGGACCAGTGGGGCGATTCGTACCGTGATTCCAAAACCAAGAACAGACCAAAAAGGACGAATCTTTTGCTATGCATTAACAGAAGAACATTGGGTGATTGGTGGACCGGTCAATAATGGCGGTATGGTTCTGCGTTGGATTAGAGATGAGCTGGCTGCAAGTGAAGTAGAAACAGCAAAACGGTTAAATGTCGATCCATATGAAGTGTTAACCACCATTGCTAGTAAAGTAGAGCCAGGTTCCAATGGGTTATTATTCCACCCATTCCTAGCTGGAGAACGTGCTCCGTTATGGAATTCTGATGTGCGCGGTTCCTTTATCGGATTAACCTTAAATCATAAAAAGGAACATATGGTACGAGCAGCATTAGAAGGAGTCATCTTTAATCTATATTCGGTGTTCCTTGCTTTAGTCGAAGTAATGGATGTTCCAGTGAAATCTATCAAAGCAACGGGAGGATTCTCTAGATCGGAGCTATGGCGTCAGATGATGGCGGATATCTTTGATCAGGATGTGATTGTGCCGAAAAGCTATGAATCTTCATGTTTAGGTGCATGTATGCTTGGCTTATATGCTGAAGAAAAAATCGATTCATTTGATGTAGTGGAAGACTTAATTGGTCATACACATGCACATGAGCCGAATGCAACACATGTAGAAGCTTATCGAGAACTGATGCCAATCTTTATTCGAATTGCACGTGCATTAGAAAGTGAGTATGAACAGATAGCGGCTTATCAACAAAAGTCCATAAATAAATAA
- a CDS encoding GntR family transcriptional regulator: MKAFYPRKQIINSSKGEQVVAELRMRIISRAIEPETVLSENQLAKEFQVSRSPIREALKVLSSENIVRPERMGAVVIGISEKDIEEIYDVRLMMESFTFQRLLDMDNASLINDLEKVVEMMKIAIKYKDVDQFSFLDMEFHETIIRSINHHYIAMLWTNLKPVMECLILLSMRYRMQEDENDFERIIENHRLIVESIKNKDADLVNNAFYKNFNDVQNRVESIWSDDERMKIVRESIESK, translated from the coding sequence ATGAAAGCCTTTTATCCGAGGAAACAAATCATAAATAGTTCTAAGGGTGAGCAGGTCGTTGCCGAATTAAGAATGCGTATCATTTCTCGAGCGATTGAACCTGAAACCGTTTTATCTGAGAATCAATTAGCGAAAGAATTTCAAGTCAGCCGATCTCCAATTAGAGAGGCACTAAAAGTACTTAGCAGTGAAAATATCGTTCGCCCTGAGCGAATGGGAGCAGTAGTAATTGGTATCTCAGAGAAAGATATAGAAGAAATATATGATGTGAGGCTCATGATGGAATCGTTTACTTTTCAACGATTGTTAGATATGGACAATGCATCCTTGATTAATGATCTTGAAAAAGTGGTCGAAATGATGAAGATAGCTATTAAGTATAAAGATGTCGATCAATTTTCGTTCTTAGATATGGAATTTCATGAAACGATTATCCGGTCGATTAATCATCACTATATCGCTATGCTTTGGACTAATTTGAAGCCAGTCATGGAATGCTTGATTCTCTTATCGATGCGTTATCGCATGCAAGAGGATGAAAATGACTTTGAACGAATTATTGAAAATCATCGATTAATTGTAGAATCGATAAAAAATAAAGATGCAGACTTGGTGAATAATGCTTTTTATAAAAACTTTAATGATGTCCAAAATCGTGTAGAAAGTATTTGGAGTGACGATGAACGAATGAAGATTGTGAGGGAGAGCATTGAATCAAAATAA
- a CDS encoding processed acidic surface protein: MKKSAFIFCIILFSAVLPSTISAQTSITEKELERFASQISQQRGFTVTIEDLEYNLAIYDANLQEFETINELEQFLGEVINRDGSNLDLIYEYYELDSDSLEALLNEFGESLDDYIFIYDLESAVDFYIEEKIERDPYFDENLEIYLKEVSAIRGFTVTREHIEHSLSLYETTLEEFKTIERLSDFLAEVIKKDLSNLSAYFDMSKNDVLQLMKDNGLDINDYVYLDDLGIDLYEFIEWDDEYSIDFDYLMKTYDLTDEELLRLEEHIGNILENASDETIERIWNLADRMMAFEEFDTATELTASQIAELVSIYHEFVSIFEFDIEFSLIKDGIEEPLSLNALMSMTELVNADLKISIYNLQGTFLADLIITGEMVSSETINGTGGAIKTKQTESKQTFEPVQKKVESEATTSTVKGAKLPETASSYVANSLFGIATLLIGTLIFIRARKVTSEK; encoded by the coding sequence ATGAAAAAATCGGCATTTATTTTTTGTATTATTTTATTTTCTGCCGTTTTACCGAGTACGATCAGTGCTCAGACAAGTATTACAGAAAAAGAGTTAGAAAGGTTTGCATCTCAAATTAGTCAACAAAGAGGTTTTACGGTAACCATTGAGGATTTGGAGTATAATCTAGCTATTTATGATGCGAATTTACAAGAGTTTGAAACGATCAATGAGTTAGAGCAATTCTTGGGAGAAGTGATTAATAGGGATGGAAGTAATTTAGATTTAATCTATGAATACTATGAATTAGATAGTGATTCCCTTGAAGCATTACTTAATGAATTTGGTGAATCACTTGATGATTATATTTTTATTTATGATTTAGAATCGGCTGTCGACTTCTATATCGAAGAAAAGATAGAAAGAGATCCCTACTTTGATGAGAACCTGGAAATATATTTAAAAGAAGTGAGTGCCATTCGTGGATTTACGGTTACCAGAGAGCACATTGAGCATTCACTCTCTCTATATGAAACCACACTTGAAGAGTTTAAAACCATAGAACGTCTTTCTGATTTCTTAGCAGAAGTAATTAAAAAAGACTTGAGTAACTTAAGTGCCTATTTCGATATGAGTAAAAACGACGTTTTACAATTAATGAAAGATAATGGTTTAGATATCAATGATTATGTGTATTTAGATGATCTAGGAATCGACTTATATGAATTTATCGAATGGGACGATGAATATAGTATTGATTTCGATTATTTAATGAAGACCTATGATTTAACGGATGAAGAATTACTGCGATTAGAAGAGCACATTGGGAATATCCTTGAAAACGCTAGTGATGAAACAATTGAACGTATATGGAACTTAGCAGATAGAATGATGGCATTTGAAGAGTTCGATACTGCAACCGAGCTTACCGCATCTCAAATTGCTGAACTTGTTTCTATCTATCATGAATTTGTTTCTATATTTGAGTTTGATATTGAGTTTAGCTTAATAAAAGATGGGATAGAAGAGCCACTATCGCTAAATGCATTAATGTCTATGACAGAACTAGTAAATGCCGATTTAAAGATTAGCATTTATAACCTGCAAGGAACGTTTTTAGCAGATCTAATTATTACTGGAGAAATGGTAAGCTCTGAAACAATTAATGGCACAGGTGGCGCGATTAAAACGAAACAAACGGAATCAAAACAAACATTCGAGCCTGTACAGAAAAAAGTTGAATCCGAAGCAACTACTTCCACTGTTAAAGGAGCAAAATTACCAGAAACCGCTTCGAGCTATGTAGCAAATAGTCTGTTTGGAATTGCTACATTACTCATTGGAACACTTATTTTCATTCGAGCAAGGAAAGTAACAAGTGAAAAATAA
- a CDS encoding class D sortase, protein MKNKRILTIIGLIFITGGAWVFLNNSNLFVNGYELGSTNEHTLIDNRDIEKKMVEEQTKQKPPKIGEEIGSLTIERIDAIIPIFHGTDENELEKGIGHFANSVLPGEKDNSVLSGHRDTVFRRLGEVEIGDSLIVTTDTDTFTYKVRKIRIVDEDDRTVIVPKARATLTLSTCYPFNFIGSAPERYILEAYLVE, encoded by the coding sequence GTGAAAAATAAACGTATACTTACTATTATCGGATTAATCTTTATTACTGGTGGAGCATGGGTTTTTTTGAACAATAGTAACTTATTTGTGAATGGCTATGAACTTGGTTCAACAAATGAACATACACTTATTGATAATCGTGATATTGAAAAGAAAATGGTTGAAGAACAGACAAAACAGAAACCCCCGAAGATTGGAGAAGAAATTGGGTCATTAACAATTGAACGAATAGATGCGATCATTCCTATCTTTCATGGCACGGATGAAAATGAATTAGAAAAGGGAATAGGACATTTTGCTAATAGTGTGCTTCCTGGGGAAAAAGATAATTCTGTATTATCTGGTCATAGAGATACTGTCTTTCGACGATTGGGAGAAGTGGAAATAGGTGATAGCCTTATTGTAACCACTGATACCGATACTTTTACGTATAAAGTCCGAAAAATTCGAATTGTTGACGAGGATGATCGTACGGTTATTGTTCCTAAAGCACGAGCAACATTAACTTTGAGTACATGTTATCCGTTTAATTTCATCGGATCTGCACCTGAAAGATATATATTAGAAGCTTATTTAGTAGAGTAA
- a CDS encoding LysE family translocator yields the protein MQTFFSYVILGLSLSIPIGPINAAQLDKGIHQGFFHSWLVGVGGMFADVIFMLLIYFGVAPFLTTPFIKTFLWVFGCFILLYIGIESLTKAKSTLSNTSNVESTSKFNSFGTGFIIAISNPISIIFWLGIYGSVLAKTTETSTNSQLLIYSSGIFLGIILWDIFMASVATSFRKFFHSKALYWISIIAGIVLIGFGIFFGYEAFRAIQYILF from the coding sequence ATGCAGACGTTCTTTAGCTATGTAATATTAGGTCTTTCTCTATCTATTCCGATTGGACCGATAAATGCAGCACAATTAGATAAAGGTATTCATCAAGGTTTTTTTCATTCCTGGCTCGTTGGAGTTGGTGGAATGTTTGCAGATGTGATTTTTATGTTACTAATTTATTTTGGTGTGGCTCCCTTCCTAACGACACCGTTTATAAAAACATTTCTTTGGGTATTTGGATGTTTTATTTTACTTTATATTGGGATTGAATCTTTAACAAAAGCCAAATCTACGCTGAGTAACACATCCAACGTTGAATCCACATCAAAATTCAACTCATTTGGAACGGGATTTATCATAGCCATTTCTAATCCAATAAGTATTATTTTTTGGCTTGGGATTTATGGTTCCGTGTTAGCTAAAACCACTGAAACTTCAACTAATAGTCAATTACTCATATACAGTTCTGGTATTTTTCTCGGTATTATCTTGTGGGATATTTTTATGGCAAGTGTAGCGACAAGCTTTCGGAAATTCTTTCACAGTAAAGCTCTTTATTGGATTTCTATCATTGCAGGTATCGTGCTTATCGGTTTTGGAATATTTTTCGGATATGAGGCATTTAGAGCCATTCAATATATACTGTTTTAG
- a CDS encoding YqcI/YcgG family protein, whose amino-acid sequence MSILFDNVQIERHWELLSPWKQDAYQYFQFMIGEKNDYPCVPARQGLKKNRLRFGFLDDVDDTKMLASSLKEYGDISKAIGQYTSLVMFLHMDETQATMENYQDLFWDLLSDVTNYDTSDWPVNIPDNPEHHEWEFCFGGEPYFVFCATPVHQLRKSRYFPYMMLAFQPRFVFDELNASTAYGRKMKKVIRQRLQAFDSTSVHPELKWYGNTDNHEWKQYFIGEDDHSLSKCPFTRFKQRISNLTKMK is encoded by the coding sequence ATGAGCATACTTTTTGATAATGTACAAATAGAACGACATTGGGAGTTACTTTCTCCTTGGAAACAAGATGCTTACCAATATTTTCAATTCATGATTGGTGAAAAAAACGACTATCCTTGTGTACCTGCACGACAAGGATTAAAGAAGAATAGGTTACGATTTGGCTTTCTTGATGATGTTGACGATACGAAGATGTTGGCATCATCACTAAAAGAATATGGAGATATTTCTAAAGCTATCGGGCAATATACTTCTCTTGTTATGTTTCTCCATATGGATGAGACACAGGCAACGATGGAGAATTATCAAGATTTATTTTGGGATTTGTTGTCTGATGTAACGAACTACGATACATCTGATTGGCCAGTAAATATACCGGATAATCCAGAACATCATGAATGGGAGTTTTGCTTCGGCGGAGAACCCTATTTCGTTTTTTGTGCAACTCCTGTTCATCAGTTGCGAAAAAGTAGATATTTCCCCTATATGATGCTTGCTTTTCAACCTCGTTTTGTTTTTGATGAACTGAATGCTTCCACTGCATATGGTCGGAAAATGAAAAAGGTCATCCGCCAACGTTTACAAGCATTCGATTCTACATCGGTTCACCCTGAATTAAAATGGTATGGAAACACCGATAATCACGAATGGAAACAGTACTTCATTGGTGAAGATGACCATAGCTTAAGTAAATGTCCATTTACCCGTTTTAAACAAAGGATATCCAACCTTACGAAGATGAAATAA
- a CDS encoding arginine deiminase family protein: MKPIHPVSYSEHEELKAVILCRPAEVSISEPKVLDEVRWSGAVHVKKAVEEFEIMKQALEVAGVEVIEYSSYLSENDQALSKQLIHRVFVRDLACVFGTTMIPGEAGTFMRKPEYMQSHILFQDWFPDSFQIRENNELKALEFGDVMVLNKNAVLINAGMRTSLDSVDQIKQTIFSSGFSEIAVINLPRNSDTMHLDMNGNVAGKDVFIAKAFMRHFPVHVSMEANTRYEMLETFLKRHGFDIHWLHQYDSLPDINYLNLNPETILISKAAHTQRLKQHSQVDKLNFIEVEVSELEKAGGGIRCMTLPLVRKG, encoded by the coding sequence ATGAAGCCTATACACCCAGTAAGTTACTCCGAGCATGAGGAATTAAAAGCTGTTATCCTTTGCCGTCCAGCAGAAGTATCCATTTCCGAGCCAAAAGTATTGGATGAAGTACGTTGGAGCGGTGCTGTACATGTAAAAAAAGCAGTTGAAGAATTTGAGATTATGAAGCAGGCTTTGGAAGTAGCTGGGGTCGAAGTTATTGAGTATAGCTCGTATTTATCGGAGAATGACCAAGCATTAAGTAAACAATTAATTCATCGCGTTTTTGTGCGTGATTTAGCTTGTGTATTTGGAACAACCATGATTCCAGGTGAAGCAGGTACATTTATGAGAAAACCAGAGTATATGCAATCACATATATTATTTCAAGATTGGTTCCCAGACTCGTTTCAAATAAGAGAAAACAACGAATTAAAAGCATTAGAGTTTGGAGATGTTATGGTCTTAAATAAAAATGCTGTACTTATCAATGCAGGGATGAGAACAAGTTTAGATAGTGTAGACCAAATAAAACAAACTATCTTTTCTAGTGGTTTTTCAGAAATTGCTGTGATTAATTTACCAAGAAACTCCGATACGATGCATTTAGATATGAATGGGAATGTCGCTGGAAAAGATGTGTTTATTGCCAAGGCATTCATGCGACATTTTCCCGTACATGTATCGATGGAAGCAAACACGCGGTATGAGATGTTGGAGACGTTCCTGAAGCGGCATGGTTTTGATATACATTGGCTACACCAGTATGATTCATTGCCAGATATTAATTATCTTAATCTCAACCCTGAGACAATATTAATTAGCAAAGCGGCACATACACAACGATTAAAACAACATTCACAAGTAGACAAGTTAAATTTTATCGAAGTTGAAGTTTCCGAGTTAGAAAAAGCCGGAGGCGGAATTCGTTGTATGACACTTCCACTTGTGCGTAAGGGATAG